One Littorina saxatilis isolate snail1 linkage group LG12, US_GU_Lsax_2.0, whole genome shotgun sequence genomic region harbors:
- the LOC138981332 gene encoding uncharacterized protein, with product MEALQDAASPDDFAIKVEYGNDYLWVTLTVKAVKVKDDGKFICQLTPLNAGNERIHNHVEVVVVNDVEGVALTFDGEPAVTKATDVAVEREEGECGVTCMAAGFSPSASIKIYLGDEELRTGGAESTLDKDASLAAGARRYTASATVGTVSLTADHSGKTLRCEAQASYDGATKLVASVPLSVIALEPIITCDKNASAHPGDLYVKITCEVDHSNVKVVAYSFEIGDTGDIIFPGNISKSYDEVTLKKKGSHTTVVTLDLYQAKEMYFDTMYYLDVTTESGQKFREKATLIRLDPTGAASAMSVSKAAVLCLSFLLSLLLSL from the exons ATGGAGGCTCTTCAAGACGCCGCATCCCCTGACGACTTTGCAATCAAAGTAGAATATGGCAACGACTATCTCTGGGTCACCCTCACCGTCAAAGCAG tgaaGGTAAAGGATGACGGCAAGTTTATATGTCAACTGACACCACTGAACGCGGGAAATGAACGGATACACAATCATGTGGAAGTCGTcgttgtca ACGACGTCGAGGGTGTGGCCTTGACCTTTGACGGAGAGCCAGCGGTGACGAAGGCAACGGACGTTGCAGTGGAGCGAGAGGAGGGCGAGTGCGGCGTGACCTGCATGGCTGCAGGTTTCAGTCCGTCTGCATCCATCAAGATCTACCTGGGAGACGAGGAGTTGCGCACCGGCGGTGCGGAATCCACACTTGACAAAGATGCGTCACTCGCAGCAGGTGCCCGACGATACACAGCCTCGGCTACTGTGGGCACCGTGTCACTGACGGCTGATCACTCGGGGAAGACACTGCGGTGCGAGGCCCAGGCTAGCTATGATGGTGCCACCAAGCTTGTGGCTAGCGTCCCACTCAGCGTCATTGCTT TGGAGCCCATTATTACCTGTGACAAGAATGCCAGTGCGCATCCAGGTGACCTTTACGTCAAGATCACGTGCGAAGTTGATCACAGCAATGTCAAGGTTGTCGCCTACAGCTTTGAGATAGGTGATACAGGGGACATCATCTTTCCCGGCAACATCTCCAAAAGCTACGACGAGGTCACGTTGAAG AAAAAAGGCTCCCACACAACTGTTGTCACTTTGGATCTGTACCAAGCAAAAGAGATGTATTTCGACACCATGTACTACTTAGACGTCACAACGGAAAGTGGACAGAAATTCAGGGAAAAGGCCACACTCATCAGAT TGGATCCGACAGGAGCAGCCAGCGCAATGTCTGTGTCCAAGGCGGCGGTGTTGTGTCTGAGTTTCCTGCTCTCCCTGCTGCTCAGTCTGTGA